The genome window TAGAAATGGAAATTATCATTTATATTTTTGTCAGTATTGCTATCATTTCACTGCAAGCAATAACCCCTTTTGTAATAAGAAAATCAGAATGTTTCGGAGTAAATGTTGGCGAACGTGCTAACCGGAATGCAGAATTAACACAGTTAAAAAAACAATATGTTGGGCAAGTGATTTTGTGGACCTCTTTCGTTGCTATTATCGGAATCGCGTTAATTCAAGGCTTTCATTCGAGTGAAAATACGCAAGCTGGTATTTTTATTGCTTCGATGTTTAGTCAATTAATCGTTTCTTTTATTATTTATTATCGCTTTCACCACACAACTTTACAGTGGAAAAGAGACAAAATAGAAGCTGGAGAAATTTCGACTAATTCTATTATAATGGTAGACACTAGTTTTCATCGCAGAAAAATGGTTATTTCGTATACATGGTTTATCGTGCCACTGCTTATTTTCATTATTACACTTGCGATTACAGTCGTATTTTATTCAACAGCCCCCGTTGATTTTCCTATCCATTTTGATATGAGCGGAACCGTGACAGATACAGTCGCCAAATCACCTAGAGTCGTATTGTTACTACCAATGATGCAGCTAGGAATGATTGCATTGTTTATCTTTATTAATTTTGTTATTGCACGGAGCAAACAAACGGTAGAGAACGAAAACCCTACTAATTCATTAAAACGAAATATGTTATTTAGACAGATTTCTAGTAAAGCTATGTTAATTATGTGTACGATAATGGTGATTGATTTTCTTATCATGCAAGTAGTCACATTACTTGCACTTCCAGCTGAATGGATGATGGTAACGATGATTATTTCTGTTGTCTTAATTTTGTTTGGGACTGTCCTCCTTGCTGTAAAAGTAGGACAAGGCGGTAGCAGACTCAAATTTGCTGACCAACCTGATGGTGTCAATAAACCAATTCGGGATGATGATTCCTTTTGGAAAGCAGGCGTTATTTATTTTAACCGAAATGATCCAGCCTTATTTGTAGAAAAACGTTTTGGGATTGGTTGGACGATTAATACAGCTCGCCCGGTTGCTTGGCTATCTTTTGTAATTATTATCGCTGTCATAATTCTTATTAGCATCTTGTTTTAACTTGCCCTCAGGCGGGTATTTATTATATGGTATGCGGATAAATTAGTTTGTGTGAGATGCTTTTGTAAAGGAGTAGATTATTATGGCGATTAGATTAAAGCGACTGGAGGAATGGGAAGGATTTACTGGTATTGCACTCGTTCGAGAAGGTCTTAAAGCAGAAGCACTTCACACAGAAATAAAAACTACCTTCAAAGAAATACTTCAACTTGCGCGAGAACTAGATGACTTTTCCAAGCAAAAAATTTTTTATGGGATTTCTGTCCATAATATAGAAGACGGAATAACGCATTATTCGGCAATACCGGTCGAACAAAAATATTCTAATTTAAAAGAACCGCTTGAGTGGATTGAAGTGCCAGCGCATACGTATTTTGTAGCAGAGCATATTCAGGATACCGATATAGGTGAAAGCTATGAAGAGATTGCCAGAGCCATTCAAGAAAAAAATTATAAACCTTATATTACGGCGAATAATCCTGTTTTTGATCCACTACCATTTAAACTGGAAGTGTATACGAAACAAGGAAGCGACGAAACAAATATCGAAATTAGAATTCCTGTCGTGAAAGAATTGCATACGTAAGAAATAGCCTGGGACTTTTGTTCTGGGCTTTTTTATACTAGCAAGCTGTTTTTGAGTGTGCTATAATAAAAACGCTATTTTGTGATTATTTTAACAAGAAGGAAGGGATTCATGTGGGATATTACAGCCCGCAGGAAGTAACAGAGATTACGATTGAAAAAGGAACCCAAAAAGCAAATTCAAGTACATTAACACTTGTGTTGTTAGGCTTTTTAGGTGGAGCTTTTATATCTCTTGGTTACTTATTATACATACGTGCAGTAGGAACAATGCCTCACGAATGGGGAAGCTTTGCAACGCTCATTGGCGCCAGTCTTTTTCCGGTTGGCCTCGTTTGTATTTTGCTAGGTGGAGGAGAATTAATTACCGGCAACATGATGGCTGTTGCAATTGCTTGGTACGACAAAAAGATTTCCTTCCAACAATTACTTAGAAACTGGGCGATTGTGTCTGTCATGAACTTAGTGGGCGCATTTTTTGTCGCTTACTTCTTCGGACATTTCGTTGGCTTAACAGAAGGCGATTTCTTACCCAAAACGTTAGCTACAGCTGGCGCAAAAATTAACGATCCTTTCTGGGTTGCCTTTGTTTCAGGAATTGGTTGTAACTGGTTTGTTGGGATTGCTGTTTGGCTTTGTTACGCGGCCAAAGATTTCGCAGGAAAAATCCTTGGTATTTGGTTCCCGGTTATGGCATTTGTTGCTATCGGATTTCAGCACGTTGTTGCCAATATGTTTATTATTCCAGCTGCTATTTTTGCTGGTTACTATTCATGGGCAGATTTTATTTGGAACGTCATCCCGGTTTACCTAGGGAATGTAGTCGGCGGAGCAGTTTTTGTTAGCCTATTCTACTTCCTTGCTTATAAGAAAAACGCGCCTAAAAAGGTAAAAGAAGAAATACACCAACCAATTGAAGAAAATTAAGATAAAAAAGCTAGTTACATTCGATGTAGCTAGCTTTTTTTTGAAAAAAATAAAAAATTTTTAAAGCTATTACGATTCCCGCCATGTTGGGATAGAATGACTTTTTCCAAAAGTTATTTTGCTAGTTGAAAAGAAAAATCCTGATTAAATTTTTCGATTTGTGGAAAACACTATTATAAGCAACGAGAGCACGTGCAGAAAAATTTTTTGAGGAGTGGTATTTTTGAGTATTAAAGAAACAGCATTACCAAAAGTTCAAACAAAATTATTTATTAATGGAAAATGGACGGATGGAGATAATAAAGAAACAAAAGATATTGTAAATCCAGCAAACGGAGATGTTATTGCAAAAATCGCTCAAGCTGGACCAAGTGAAACAAAAAAAGCTATTAAAGCGGCAAAAGATGCATTTCCTGATTGGGCAAAAATGGAACTAGCTGACCGTGTCAAATTATTACACAAAATTGCCGATTTAATGGAAGAAAAAGCAGATACGTTAGCAAAAATTATGACGCTTGAACAAGGTAAACCGCTAAAAGAATCAAAAGGAGAAGTCTTAACTGGCGTAGAAAACTTCCGATTCGCTGCGGAAGAAGCAAGAAGATTATATGGGGAAACTATCCCAGCGCCAAACAATCACGCATTTATCGTCAAAAAACAACCAATTGGCGTAGTTGCGGCCATTACTCCGTGGAATTTCCCAGGTGGTATGGTGACACGAAAACTTGCACCAGCGCTTGCAACCGGAAATACAATCGTATTAAAACCATCCGGAGATACGCCGCTTTCAGCCCTAGCTATCTTTGAAATTTTTGAAGAAGCCGGCTTGCCAAAAGGTGTTGCCAATATCGTTATGGGTAGCTCCAAAGAAATCGGCGAAACGTTAACTGACAGTGATGATGTTCGTAAACTAACTTTTACCGGCTCCACGAAAGTCGGTCAAACACTATTCAAACAATCAGCCGAAACACTGAAAAAAATCTCGCTCGAACTTGGTGGACATGCGCCATTTATCGTATTTGATGATGCGAACCTGGATGCTGCTGTAAATGATTTAGTTGCAGCGAAATTCCGCAATAACGGTCAAGTATGTGTATCGCCAAACCGAATTTTTGTTGCCAAAGAAATTAAAGAAAAATTCACTAAGGGGCTAGTTGCGAAAGTAGAACAACTAAAAGTAGGTAACGGTTTAGATGATGTGAACGTTGGTCCACTTATCCGCGAAGATGCGATTGACAAAATCGACAAACAACTTAAAAATGCCACAGATAAAGGTGCCAAAGTCTTAACTGGTGGCGGCCGTTTAACAGGTTCCGACTATGACAAAGGGAACTTCTACAAACCAACTGTCTTAGATAACGTTACCCGTAAAATGGATATTTTCTACGAAGAAACATTTGGTCCAGTAATCCCGCTCATCACATTTGAAACGGAAGACGAAGCAATCGAAATGGCGAATGACAGCGAATTTGGTCTTGCTTCATACTTCTATACAAAAGACTTAGCTCGCGTAGAAAAAGTAGGTGCGGCATTAGAATATGGTATGGTAGGTGCAAACGAAATTGCGATTTCTAACCCAGAAACCCCATTTGGCGGTGTTAAACATTCTGGTTTCGGTCGCGAAAACGGCCACTACGGTATGGAAGAATACATCCAAGTGAAATTCATTAACTTAAAATATCGTGACTAACACAAGCTATTAAGAAACTCCTTCGCTTCATGCGGAGGGGTTCTTTTTTATGCAGTTTCCTACCAGTAGGAAAAAAACATATTTGTAAGCGGATTCAGCCATTTATATAATAAAAGTAAGTTAAGGAAAGGGAGGATACAAAATGAAAAACATTTTACTCATTTGTGGGTCAGGAGCTTCAAGTGGATTCATGGCAGCAGCAATCAGAAAAGCAGCAAAAAAACGTGGAGAACAAGTGACGGTGAAAGCAGCCAGTGAGTCACAAATAGATGAAAGAATTAATGAAATTGATTACTTATTAATCGGGCCGCACTTAGCTTATATGCTGGATGACTTAAAACAAAAAGTAGCCGATAAAAATGTTTTAGTATCAATTATTCCGCAAGCAACTTATGGCACACTTAACGGTGAAAAAGCACTGGATCTCATTTTAACTATGGAGGGATAACACGATGAACAACAAAGTGATGGATTTTATGACAAATAAATTTGCTCCAAAAGTAAATAAAGTTGTTAAAAATCCTTGGGTATCAGCAATTCAAGATGCAATTATGTCTGCGCTTCCGCTCGTTTTTGTCGGTTCTTTAGTCACCATCGTTTCATTACTTAAAAATTTATTTCCCGGCATGCCTGACTTTTCGATGATAAGTAATTTTTCCTTTGGGATGTTCGGATTAGTTGTAGCATTTCTAATTCCCTACTATCTGATGGAGAAAAAAGGGAATAGCAGTCAAAAGTTGATTTCTGGCGCAACTGGACTTGTACTATTTTTAATGCTACTATTTCCAACTATTTCAGCTGACGGGGATGCAGTTTTCATTTTATCTCGATTTGGCGCGACCGGGATGTTCTTATCAATCACAACTGGATTATTTGTTGGTTGTGTGATGAACTTTGCTGCGAAGCGATCATTTTTCAGTGAAGATACGCCAATTCCGGATTTTGTTGTCGGGTGGTTCAATAGTTTACTACCAATTACATTTATTTTAATTGTTGGTTGGTTAATTACGGTTCAATTTAACATTGACTTCTTTGAAGTAATTGTTGCAGTGTTTAGCCCACTCGCGTCAATTGTACAATCTTATCCAGGCTTTGTGCTTTCGGTTTTCATTCCAGCATTTCTTTATACATTCGGGATTTCTGGTTGGGTAATGATGCCCGCGATTTACCCGGTTTATATGGCAGGACTCGCAGAAAACTCACAAGCTGTAGCAAATGGAGCGAGCGCATCAAATATCGCAACACAAGAAACAGTTTATGCTTTAATTTCAATAGGCGGGGTGGGTACAACCTTATCACTCTCGATTATGATGCTGATTTTAAGTAAATCTTTACAGCTAAAAGCAATCGGAAAAGCAGTCATCGTCCCATCAATTTTTAACATTAACGAACCATTATTCTTCGGGGCACCAATTGCCTTCAACCCATACTTAATGATTCCAACGTGGATTAATGCTTTTCTAGTACCGAGTATTGCTTACTTTGTGATGTCAATGAACCTAGTAAGTATTCCCGCGCAATCATTCTTACTTTGGTATATGCCTTACCCAGTAACATCTTACTTAGCAACACAAGACTTCCGTGGGGTTATTGCTTGTTTAGCGATTATCGTCATCACATGGCTTGTCTACTTGCCATTCTTTAAAGCGTACGATAATTCACTACTCAAACAAGAAAAATTAGATGCAGTCGAAACAGAGAAAGAAATGGTAACAAATTGATTGGAGGAAATAAAATGTCAGAGCAAGACTATGTTGAAGAAACAGATAGCTTAAATGAGCTATCCATGAATATATTAATCCATGCTGGAAATGCAAGAAATGATTTAGTGAAAGGTCTTAATCATTTAGAGGAACTAGAGTTTAACGAAGCCGAGGAATTTATCGCCTCTGCTAAAAGAGAAATTGTCATCGCGCATAGTCTGCAAACAGATACACTTCAACTAGAAGCATCAGGCAATCAAATCCGTTATTCCACGCTGTTCTGTCATGCACAAGATACACTCATGACGGCCAAAAGTGAAATATTAATTGGCGAGCATATGCTACGTTTATTCAAAAAAGTGACCGAACTTACGAAAAAATAGGAGGTACGAGCATGTTTGAAAATTATCAATTTCCGAAAGACTTTTTATGGGGAGGAGCTATCGCAGCCAACCAAGCAGAAGGCGCATTTAAAGTAGATGGAAAAGGAATTAGTTTAGCAGATTTGCACAAATATCATAAAGGTAAAACAAATGATGAAATCAGTGAGGAACAACATAAAGGAGTAAGTTTGGCTGATATCAAAGCAAGTATGGAAGATAAAGTGAACTATTATCCGAAACGCCACGGTATCGACTTTTATCACACGTATCCAGAAGACTTGGCTTTGCTTGCTGAAATGGGTTTTAAAACATTCCGAACTTCACTGGACTGGACACGGATTTTTCCAACTGGCGAAGAAACGAAACCAAATGAAGCGGGATTAAAATATTATGACCAATTAATCGATAAAATTATCGAACTTGGCATGGAGCCAATTATTACGATTTTACATTACGAAACTCCCGTAGAAATTGTTTTAAATCATGGCGGGTGGCACAATCGTAAAGTCATTGATTTATTTGAGAAGTACGGCAAAACAGTACTTGATCGCTACAATAAAAAAGTAAAATATTGGATTGTCATTAACCAAATTAATTTAATTCAATTCGAACCATTTAACTCTACTGCGATTCCATACGATGCAGTTGATGATTATTTATCCGCAACATATCAAGCAGTTCACAATCAATTTGTCGCAAGTGCAAAAATTTATGAATACGGAAAGGCACTGAACCCTGATTTAATGATTGGTACAATGCTAGCTGATTGTACGGCCTATCCATTCTCATGCGATCCGGATGATATCGTCCTCGCAATGAAACGTAATCGTATGGAATATTTCTTCGCAGATGTGCAGTTCCAAGGCGAATATCCACAATATGCGCTTAACTACTTCGAAGAAAATAATATTCATATTGAAATTACAGAAGAAGACAAAGCTATTTTGCAAAAAAATACCATGGATTATCTAGCGCTTTCCTATTATTATTCACAAATGGTAGATTCCAAAAGAAATGATTTGGACCCAGCTTCGATTGCACCAAACCCGCATCTTAAAGCTAATCCGTGGGGCTGGGCAGTCGATCCAAAAGGGCTATATAATGCTCTGTCACAATACTGGGATAGATACCATAAACCAATTATTATTGCTGAAAATGGTTTCGGCATGTATGACAAATTGGAAAATGGCGAAATCCACGATGATTACCGAATCGATTATTTATCCGCCCATCTAAAAGAAATGAAACGTGCTATGTATGATGGCGTAGAAATAATCGCATATTGCGCTTGGGGACCGATTGATATCGTCAGCTGTTCTTCCGCACAAATGGAAAAAAGATACGGTTTCATTTACGTTGATTTAGATAACGAAGGAAACGGCACAGGCAAAAGAATTAAAAAAGACAGCTTTTCATGGTATAAAAAAGTAATAGAGTCTAATGGGGAAGACTTAGAAGCTTAATGTAACAGAGCGCCAGTTGTGGTAGTTGATAGCTAATACAACTGGCTTTCGGTATATAGGGGGTAACAAAAAATGGATACTCAAAAAGAAATACTAGCTTATTTACACAAACAGGAAAATAAGTGGGTTACCTCAAATGAGTTAGCAGCTTTTTGCGAGTGTACGACACGAACCATTCGCAACAACATATACAAAATTAACGAAGTAACACCGAATTTAATTAATTCCACAAAGCAAGGCTATCAAATCAATCTGAATATTCCATTTGAATTTCAATCGGAAAGTGATGTAACAGAACGAAAGTCAAAGCTCTTACTTGAATTAATTAAAAACTCCACTAAAGGCGTTGACCTTTTTGAGCTCGCTGACATTTTATACATTTCAGAAGTGACCTTAAAAAAAGACATTCAACAACTAAAAAATGAGTTAAAAGAGGCTGATGTCAAAATCGTCATCAGTAAAGATCGCATCAAATTAATCGGAAAAGAACGCGCCAAACGAAAATATATGATTTCCTTACTATACGAAGAAGGAGGATATCGTGAAAGTATCAAAAGTCGCATTCAAGAAATGATAGAATTTGTCTCTATCGACAAACTGCAAAACATCGTAAAAGAAGTTTTAGCGCAAGAATCTATTACAACCAATCAATATTCGATGATGAACATTGTCTTACATTACGCCATTAGCATCGTTCGAATCCAACAAGGGAATACACTCATCGAAACGCAAAAAACACTCATCCGAAAACACTCCAAAGAATACGAAATATCGAAAAAAATTGCTAAAATTCTTTCGGAAGAATACCAAATCCATTTTTCAGAGGCAGAAACAAAACAACTCGGACTTTTATACGTTGGTCTTCAAAATGAACAATCTGCTAACGCCAATCATGGCGAACTGGACCAATTTGTAGACAAAAAAATCATCGACGCACTTAAAATCGTGCTCGCTAATGTGGAAGAAACTTATCTCATTGACCTCCAAAACGAGCAACTTTTCATCAAATTAGCTATTCACGTCCAAAGTCTATACTATCGCTCACGCTACAAAGCTTATACAAGAAATTTAAGCCTACTTGATATTAAAACTTCCTACCCAGTAACTTTTGACATTGCCGTTTACATTTCTTCTTTGCTACAAGAAAAACTAGCGATTGACTTTAACGAAGATGAAATTTCCTTTATCGCGCTCCATATTGGCTCTTTTCTAGAAAGTGAAAACCGTGATTATATTCGCTTGGAAATCGGCCTTCTTGTCGACGATTATCATGATTTAAGAACCAATATGCTGAAAAAACTGCGCGCACGATTTGAAAATGAAGCTACCATCGAACTGATAGAAAACGAGGATTACGAAGAAAATTTTGATATCATTTTAACGACAAACCGAGATGTTGCCCTTGAAAAGGCAGGTTCAATTTTTATACATCCTTTACTGACGACCAAAGATATCAAAAAAATCACTAGCCGAATCCAAACAAAGAAAAAAATCTTGGAAAATAATATAAGAGGCCAGCAAATTGATCGCTATATCGTTCGTTCCCTCTACTCGAACCAAATTGACCCTTCAGAACTTACACCTGCAAAAATTAGAGAGCAAATGATTTCTAAAATGGAAAAACAAACCTTCGTCACTCCAGAGTTTAAAGAAAAAGTTGAAAAAAGGGAACAAATGGCGCCAACAAGCTTTCCGTCCGGTATTGCTATACCACATTCTATCAAGAATGATGCCCTCCAAAGTGGTGTATCCATAATGACTTTGCAAGAACCAATTTATTGGAATGATGTCAAAGTAAAAATAATCGCCCTCGTCGCCATCAGCAAAAAAGATGCAACAGAGTTCAACGATTTCTTTGAAAAATTTGTAGGAATTGTCTCCGAACCAATCAACACCAAACGTTTATCAATGGTGGAAAGCTTCGAGGAGTTCATCCGGAAACTAAAAATGATGATGGAAGAAAGTGAATAAATTCCCACAATGTAAGCCGTGTATTTCAAACGACACGGCTTATAAAGGTTGAAGTAACAATAAAATTGCGCTATAATATAACCATCAAATGAAAAGGAGTGTTATCTTAAGCCAATGAAATTCTAATCCTGTATTATATGAAAAAATGAAGAAAGCTATCCACTTCTCGGATAGAAACTATTTTTTCGGACGGGATTCGTATGTTCATTTCGCATGATAACTCTTGCTATAGGCCTTTTTGGCGTAGCCCCGCGGATTCCTCTCTGAAAATATTCAGGAGGTTATTTTTTATGTCTACAATCGAAATAAATCAATTAAAAATAGAAGTAGCAGATAGAGTTTTAGTAGAAATTCCTCATCTGCTAGTTAGTAAAAAAGCAAGAATCGGCATCATCGGTCAAAATGGTCTAGGAAAAACAACACTAATGGAAGTGATTGCTGGCGCTAAAGAAGCAACATCTGGCTCTGTGACTACACAAGGAAAACTTGCGTACATCAAACAACTTTCCACGGATACGAGTACGAAAAGTGGCGGCGAAAAAACAAGAAAAGCAATTCAACATGCGATGCGCCAAAATCCAAGTGTTCTCCTAGCAGATGAACCGACAAGTAACCTTGATGTCGAAAGCGTCAAACATTTAGAACGCCAGTGGAGCGATTTTTACGGTGCGCTCATAATTATCTCGCATGACCGCGCTTTTTTAGATGCACTTTGTACAGAAATATGGGAAATCAAAAACCAAAAAATTCACGTGTACAAAGGAAACTACCACGCGTATTTAGAACAAAAACAACAACAAGAAAACCAAGCAGAACTTGCATATAAAGAATTTAAAAACAAAAAGAAACAATTACAAGCCTCCCAAACGTATCATGAAATCGAAGCCGGCCGCATCGTTAAACCAGGGAAACGGCTAAACAACAAAGAAGCCAGCGCATTTAAAGCCGGAAAAGGCACACAACAAAAGAAACAACACAGTACCATCAAAGCTTTAGAAAAACGAATTGAACGACTTGGTAATGTTGAAAAACCACATACAACTAAACCAATCAAAATTATCACCCCAGACAATCGCGTTATAAAAAAAGGCAACACGATACTAAGTGCCAAAGAAACAGCTTACGAAATTGCCGGACGAAAACTATTTGAAACAAAAGCTTTTTCTATTAAAGCAGGGGATAAAGTGGCGCTGATCGGTGAAAATGCAAGTGGGAAAACTACATTTTTAAAAGAAATAATCCAAGAAAATCCTAATCTCTTATGTAATCCCCAAGCGAAAATTGCTTATTTCGACCAAGAATTGAATGGATTAAACCAAACGAAATCCCTATTAGAAAACATCTCGAAAATTAGCGTTCAAACCAAGCAAGTAAACAGAGAAGTACTAGGTAGTATGCATTTTAAAGAAAGCGATTTGCATAAGGAAGTGCGCATGCTCTCTGGCGGGGAACGAGTGAAGTTGCTGCTCAGTATGCTCCTTGTTAGTGACGCCAATTTCTTGATTCTTGATGAACCAACCAACTATTTGGATATCTATGCAATGGAAGCGCTGGAAACGTTAATTAAACAATTTGCGGGGACAGTACTATTCGTTTCGCATGATAGAACTTTTGTTAATCATGTGGCAGAACAGCTACTCGTCATTGAAAATAATGAAATGACTTTCCACCGGATGACTTTCGCGGAATATGAAGAAAGTAAAGCACCAAGTCGCATTACAGAAGAAGATAAATTGATTTTAGAAATGCGCATGTCAGAAATTGCGGCCAAACTTATGCAACCCAATTTAAAGCCCGCAGAAAAAGCCATGCTCGAACAAGATTATCAAGAAATTATCACAAAAAGACAACAATTTAGTTAAATTGTTGTCTTTTTATTCAAGCTAAATAAAAAATATAGTCATTTATCTTTTACTTGATTTCTGCAAAAGATAGGCTTAGAATCAAATAGTTATTAAAAAGAGTAAAGAAAGAAGGAATCCCATGTTTAGTCATCTTCCGGATTCATTCCTACAAATGAATACCATTTTTATTTCTATTTTGATTGAGGCACTGCCGTTTGTATTAATTGGAGTATTTATTGCTGGCTTTATTCAAATGTTTATATCAGAACAATTTATTGCCCGTGTTATCCCCAAAAATAAATTTCTAGCAGTCATTGTTGGCTCGCTTATTGGTGTATTTTTCCCTTCCTGTGAATGTGGAATTGTTCCTATCGTTCGTAATTTGCTGGCGAAAGGTGTACCGCTTCATGCCGGAATCGCCTTCATGCTCACAGCGCCGATTATTAATCCTGTAGTATTATTTTCGACCTATGTTGCGTTTGGAAGCACCTGGGAAGTTCCGCTGTTACGCGTTGCCGGAAGTCTTGTAGTAGCTCTCGTTGTCGGAAATATTATCGCTTATTTTTATAAAGGAACTGGACTCAAAGAGCGCTTTTTAAAATATGAAGCAGCTAGTGAAAAAGTGGCCGTTCCAGCAACAAATCTAGCGCTAGCTGGTGGTCCTTCTGAAAGTACGACAACTAATTTCCAAGTGCTAACAAGCGACGGAGCACTTACAGAAGACACTCATAAAGGACATGCGCACCATCATCACGGCGAAGAGCACACGCATACAAAAATGACATTAAGTCAAAAAATATGGCATACCGTACAGCACGCTGTCGATGAATTCTTTTCTGTAGGTAAATACCTTGTGTTTGGGGCTTTAATTGCCGCAGCGATGCAAACGTACATTAAAACATCCACGCTCGTGTCAATTGGACATGGGCCGATTTTATCAATCTTACTTATGATGGTTCTTGCTTTTGTATTATCACTGTGCTCTGAAGCAGATGCCTTTATTGGCGCTTCTTTCCGTAGTGTTTTCTCTACACAATCCATCGTTGCATTTTTAGTGTTTGGCCCGATGCTTGATATTAAAAATTTAATGATGATGTTAGGAGCATTTAAAGCAAAATTTGTTTTATTAATTGTTACTAGTGTAACGATTGTTGTCTTTTTATACGCCCTAGTTATTTAACCGAAAGTAGGTGAGCAGATGTTTCGCGTTTTTATTTTATTTGGATTTGGTTTTTATTTGATGCAGCTACATATTTCTGGTGACATCAGTAAATATATTAATATGAAGTACGCTTATTTATCTTTTTCCGCGATGATTGCCGCATTTTTACTTGCGATTATTCAGCTCATTATGGTTTTTCGTGATGAAGATATTGGTGCAAAAACAGAACATATGGGGCATACACATGATGGCGAGAATACTATTTTAAAAAAAATCATGGTGTATGGTTTACTTTCTTACGCTTTAATCGCTGGTTTCCTTTTCCCAGTAGCAACGCTTGATTCAACGATAGTTTCTGCTAAAGGTTTTCATTTTCCGAAAAACAATGCAGCTGGCGACGACCCATACGCTCAAAATCAGTTTTTAAGACCAGACACGAGTGGCTATTTTGGAGAAACGGATTATGAAAAAATGATGGCGAAAGAAAAAGCCGAAATCATCGATCAAAATCCAA of Listeria monocytogenes contains these proteins:
- a CDS encoding PTS lactose/cellobiose transporter subunit IIA is translated as MSEQDYVEETDSLNELSMNILIHAGNARNDLVKGLNHLEELEFNEAEEFIASAKREIVIAHSLQTDTLQLEASGNQIRYSTLFCHAQDTLMTAKSEILIGEHMLRLFKKVTELTKK
- a CDS encoding GyrI-like domain-containing protein, with the translated sequence MAIRLKRLEEWEGFTGIALVREGLKAEALHTEIKTTFKEILQLARELDDFSKQKIFYGISVHNIEDGITHYSAIPVEQKYSNLKEPLEWIEVPAHTYFVAEHIQDTDIGESYEEIARAIQEKNYKPYITANNPVFDPLPFKLEVYTKQGSDETNIEIRIPVVKELHT
- a CDS encoding formate/nitrite transporter family protein, whose protein sequence is MGYYSPQEVTEITIEKGTQKANSSTLTLVLLGFLGGAFISLGYLLYIRAVGTMPHEWGSFATLIGASLFPVGLVCILLGGGELITGNMMAVAIAWYDKKISFQQLLRNWAIVSVMNLVGAFFVAYFFGHFVGLTEGDFLPKTLATAGAKINDPFWVAFVSGIGCNWFVGIAVWLCYAAKDFAGKILGIWFPVMAFVAIGFQHVVANMFIIPAAIFAGYYSWADFIWNVIPVYLGNVVGGAVFVSLFYFLAYKKNAPKKVKEEIHQPIEEN
- a CDS encoding NAD-dependent succinate-semialdehyde dehydrogenase codes for the protein MSIKETALPKVQTKLFINGKWTDGDNKETKDIVNPANGDVIAKIAQAGPSETKKAIKAAKDAFPDWAKMELADRVKLLHKIADLMEEKADTLAKIMTLEQGKPLKESKGEVLTGVENFRFAAEEARRLYGETIPAPNNHAFIVKKQPIGVVAAITPWNFPGGMVTRKLAPALATGNTIVLKPSGDTPLSALAIFEIFEEAGLPKGVANIVMGSSKEIGETLTDSDDVRKLTFTGSTKVGQTLFKQSAETLKKISLELGGHAPFIVFDDANLDAAVNDLVAAKFRNNGQVCVSPNRIFVAKEIKEKFTKGLVAKVEQLKVGNGLDDVNVGPLIREDAIDKIDKQLKNATDKGAKVLTGGGRLTGSDYDKGNFYKPTVLDNVTRKMDIFYEETFGPVIPLITFETEDEAIEMANDSEFGLASYFYTKDLARVEKVGAALEYGMVGANEIAISNPETPFGGVKHSGFGRENGHYGMEEYIQVKFINLKYRD
- a CDS encoding PTS sugar transporter subunit IIC, translated to MNNKVMDFMTNKFAPKVNKVVKNPWVSAIQDAIMSALPLVFVGSLVTIVSLLKNLFPGMPDFSMISNFSFGMFGLVVAFLIPYYLMEKKGNSSQKLISGATGLVLFLMLLFPTISADGDAVFILSRFGATGMFLSITTGLFVGCVMNFAAKRSFFSEDTPIPDFVVGWFNSLLPITFILIVGWLITVQFNIDFFEVIVAVFSPLASIVQSYPGFVLSVFIPAFLYTFGISGWVMMPAIYPVYMAGLAENSQAVANGASASNIATQETVYALISIGGVGTTLSLSIMMLILSKSLQLKAIGKAVIVPSIFNINEPLFFGAPIAFNPYLMIPTWINAFLVPSIAYFVMSMNLVSIPAQSFLLWYMPYPVTSYLATQDFRGVIACLAIIVITWLVYLPFFKAYDNSLLKQEKLDAVETEKEMVTN
- a CDS encoding DUF1648 domain-containing protein, with translation MEIIIYIFVSIAIISLQAITPFVIRKSECFGVNVGERANRNAELTQLKKQYVGQVILWTSFVAIIGIALIQGFHSSENTQAGIFIASMFSQLIVSFIIYYRFHHTTLQWKRDKIEAGEISTNSIIMVDTSFHRRKMVISYTWFIVPLLIFIITLAITVVFYSTAPVDFPIHFDMSGTVTDTVAKSPRVVLLLPMMQLGMIALFIFINFVIARSKQTVENENPTNSLKRNMLFRQISSKAMLIMCTIMVIDFLIMQVVTLLALPAEWMMVTMIISVVLILFGTVLLAVKVGQGGSRLKFADQPDGVNKPIRDDDSFWKAGVIYFNRNDPALFVEKRFGIGWTINTARPVAWLSFVIIIAVIILISILF
- a CDS encoding PTS sugar transporter subunit IIB produces the protein MKNILLICGSGASSGFMAAAIRKAAKKRGEQVTVKAASESQIDERINEIDYLLIGPHLAYMLDDLKQKVADKNVLVSIIPQATYGTLNGEKALDLILTMEG